The Paenibacillus mucilaginosus 3016 genome includes the window CAGGACCCCCGGCTCGAACACGAAGAAGCCTCCGTTGATCCAGCTCTCTTCCGCCGGCTCCTTTTCCTTGAAGCCGGTCACCCGCTCGCCCTCGAACGTCAGGGTGCCGAACCGCCCCCTCGGCCGAACCGCCGTCACGGTGGCCAGCTTTCCCTGCGCATAGTGATAGTCGAGCAGGGCCCGGAGGTTCACGGAGCTGACCCCGTCGCCGTAGCTCATCAGGAACGTGCCGCCGCGCAGCCGGTCCCGCAGCCGGTACAGCCTTCCTCCGGTTGTCGTATGCAGACCGGTATCCCGCAGATGCACGGTCCAATCGCTGCCCCGGGACTCCGTCACCTGGACGTGTCCCTCGCCCAGCCGGACGGTAACGTCGCTCTGCAGATAAGGATAATTCAGAAAGAACTGCTTGATGCAGTCCCCTTTGTACCCGAGCGCCACATAAAATTCCTTCATGCCGTACCGGCTGTAATGTTCCATGATATGACAGAGAATCGGACGGCCGCCGATCTCCACAAGCGGCTTGGGCTTCAGGGCCGTCTCCTCGCTGAGCCGGGTGCCGAAGCCGCCGGCCAGCAGTACCACTGGGAGCATCAAATCATCTTCCTTTCTCTTAGGAGCTCGCGCTGGTGTAACCCCGGATCGCGATCCGCCAGAGGAGCCGGGTCATCAGCAGGAACAGCAGCGGAGCCGCACAGCCCCACACCCAGTAGACGGGAGTCATTCTCCCGAGGATATAGAGCGGCGACAGGTTGCTGATCAGAAAGACCGGCAGCAGGAACGTGCCTGCCCGCTGGATCGCGGTATGATAGATCGCCATCGGCATCTGGTTGAAGTCGAACAGCGCGTTCGATACCTCGTTGACCCCGCCCGTCTTGACCGTCCAGAAGGCCAGCAGCTGGGGCAGGAGAAATATCGCATAGGTCAGCATCACGCCGATGAGGATGAAGCCGATGAAGCCGGCCACATGGGCGGCCGTCACCGGAATGCCGCTCTGCCGCCAGCCGTACACGATCATGAGCACGCCCCCGATCAGATTCGGGATCGAATACCCGATATCGATGCTGCGCAGCGTGGCCATGAACTGCAGGGACACCGGACGGGTCATCATGATATCGAGCGAGCCGGTGCGGATATGCTCCGGCAGCTGGATGAAGTTGCCGTAGAAGAAGGTGGAGTACAGACCGGCCATCACGGTGTACACGCCGGTGAAGAGCAGGATCTGGTCCGGCGAGAAGCCGCGGATGTCCACCCCGATCCGGTAGATCACATAGACATAAGACAGCTTGATGCACAAGTAAGCGAGCTCGATCAGGATGCCGAAGACAAAATTAACCCGGTATTCCATCATCGAGATGACGCTGTTCTTGGCGAATAATCCGTAGATCCGTGCGTAACGGAGGCACTCCCTCCATACTGCGGTCATGACTCACCCTCCCACCGACTCGTATTTGCGGAGGCCAGTTCGCCACAGCAGCATGGACACCAGGGTCAGCACGAGGATCCAGAGCAGCTGCACCGAGACGCTCGCGAGCATGTCGCCGGAAGGAACCTTGCCGAGCAGAAGCTGCGCGGGAAAATAAACGATATACTTGAACGGCAGCAGGTTCAGCACCGCCCGCACCGAATCGCTGAACATATCGAGCGGGAACAGGCCCCCTCCCGCAATGTTCGCGAGCAGGCTGAAGGCCAGATAGATGCCCCACACCTCCTGGATCCAGAAGGCGGTCATGCTCAGCGAGAAGAAGATGAGAAAGTTGATGGCGACCGACAGGATCAGTGCAGTGAGGCACACCAGGATCCGCATGGGCTCCGGCTGAATATCGCTCCGCAGCGCAAAGACGACGCCGGCCGTCAGCACGGCAATGACGAGATAGTGGATCGACTTCTCGCCGAGAAACGAGCAGAGGCGGAACAGAAAATAGTGGATCGGCTGCACGACGAACTTGCTCAGACGCCCGTCCTTGATGTCGCCTGCGATCTCATGCTCGAACCCCGCGGCGGCCAGCTTGCCGAACAGGGCGGCGAGAATCGAATAAGCGATAAGCTCACCGCGGGTATAGCCGAACACCGAAGGCCGGGCGGCGCTTTGGAAGACCGCGAGCCACAGGAACACCTGGACCACGATCGGAAAGATGCTGCTGAGCAGGCTGAGGGCGAAGTTCGCCCGGTATTCCAGCGCATTCTGCAGCCCCATGACGAAGGTCTTAGCATACTTGCCCGCCGCTCCGCTCATGAGGCCGCCTCCTTGGCATACAGCAGGGCGATGCCCTCCTCAATGGAGATTTCCTCAATCGTAAAGTCCAGCACCGGCAGATGCTCCAGCATCTCCTTCGAGCGTTCCTTGAGATCGCTCTTGTCGACCTCGAGCACCGCCTCCATCCCGCTGCACTCCCGCACACGGCCGAATCGCTCCAGCCGCCGGGGATCGACCGGCTCGCCCAGCTTGATCTTCATCAGCTTCTTCTGCCCGAGCTGGCGGTTGACTGCGGCCAGGCTGCCGTCATAGACGATCCGGCCGCTGTTCACGATGATCGTGCGCTTGCAGAGATCCTCGATATCATTCATATAGTGGCTCGTGAGGACGATGGTCGTGCGCTGCTGCTGGTTGTAATATTTCAGAAACTCGCGGATGCGGCGCTGGGACAGGATATCCAGACCGATCGTCGGTTCGTCCAGGAACAGCACCCGGGGCTGATGCAG containing:
- the rfbF gene encoding glucose-1-phosphate cytidylyltransferase codes for the protein MLPVVLLAGGFGTRLSEETALKPKPLVEIGGRPILCHIMEHYSRYGMKEFYVALGYKGDCIKQFFLNYPYLQSDVTVRLGEGHVQVTESRGSDWTVHLRDTGLHTTTGGRLYRLRDRLRGGTFLMSYGDGVSSVNLRALLDYHYAQGKLATVTAVRPRGRFGTLTFEGERVTGFKEKEPAEESWINGGFFVFEPGVLDYLEDDRTELEGEVLGRLARDGQLAAYKHRGFWECMDTLRDKRYLEELWDSGSPPWVVEEASAAAVAAGGEAARWN
- a CDS encoding ABC transporter permease; this translates as MTAVWRECLRYARIYGLFAKNSVISMMEYRVNFVFGILIELAYLCIKLSYVYVIYRIGVDIRGFSPDQILLFTGVYTVMAGLYSTFFYGNFIQLPEHIRTGSLDIMMTRPVSLQFMATLRSIDIGYSIPNLIGGVLMIVYGWRQSGIPVTAAHVAGFIGFILIGVMLTYAIFLLPQLLAFWTVKTGGVNEVSNALFDFNQMPMAIYHTAIQRAGTFLLPVFLISNLSPLYILGRMTPVYWVWGCAAPLLFLLMTRLLWRIAIRGYTSASS
- a CDS encoding ABC transporter permease, translating into MSGAAGKYAKTFVMGLQNALEYRANFALSLLSSIFPIVVQVFLWLAVFQSAARPSVFGYTRGELIAYSILAALFGKLAAAGFEHEIAGDIKDGRLSKFVVQPIHYFLFRLCSFLGEKSIHYLVIAVLTAGVVFALRSDIQPEPMRILVCLTALILSVAINFLIFFSLSMTAFWIQEVWGIYLAFSLLANIAGGGLFPLDMFSDSVRAVLNLLPFKYIVYFPAQLLLGKVPSGDMLASVSVQLLWILVLTLVSMLLWRTGLRKYESVGG